A genomic segment from Lates calcarifer isolate ASB-BC8 linkage group LG13, TLL_Latcal_v3, whole genome shotgun sequence encodes:
- the LOC108876852 gene encoding LOW QUALITY PROTEIN: UDP-glucuronosyltransferase 2A2-like (The sequence of the model RefSeq protein was modified relative to this genomic sequence to represent the inferred CDS: deleted 2 bases in 2 codons) has product MELRQRLSVCVLLVFSATWSANAGNILVWYTEGSHWINMKPVLDSLIDRGHQVTVLVPSASMFMNSSESARFRYEPFDVSVSLEEMEEFFEKFIQFSMYEMDHMNYLQIYLRFIDLMKLDLQYSLQYLDGVLKSETIMKKLKEGKYDLLLADPIYPGSDLAAEILGVPLVFSLRFSIAHNWERLCGQVPAPPSFVPGAMSKLTDKMDFSERVWNFLFYALQDVVMKHIYWKEIDKYYSDVKGTPINACEMMGRADIWLMRTYWDFDFPRPFLPNFKFVGGIHCRPAKPLPKDMEEFVQSSGDAGIVVFTLGSFIKNITAEKANMIASALSQIPQKVLWRYSGEKPETLGANTRLYDWIPQNDLLGHPKTRAFITHGGTNGIYEAIYHGVPLVGIPLFADQPENLIHMKAKGAGLIVDLNFMKTEDLRDAVKAVINEKSYKESAMQLSRIHHDRPMSPLDEAIFWIEFTMRNNGAKHLRVQAHELTWYQYHCLDVLAFILTIVLFLTFLFIKTCSFCFRRCCGRRGKTKRKAE; this is encoded by the exons ATGGAGCTGAGGCAGCGTCTCTCC GTTTGTGTGCTGCTGGTATTTAGTGCGACATGGAGTGCAAACGCAGGGAATATTTTGGTGTGGTACACTGAAGGCAGCCACTGGATTAACATGAAGCCTGTGCTGGACTCACTGATCGACAGGGGACACCAGGTGACGGTCCTGGTCCCAAGCGCATCGATGTTCATGAACTCAAGCGAGTCAGCCCGCTTTCGCTATGAACCATTTGATGTCTCAGTCTCAttggaggaaatggaggagtTTTTTGAAAAGTTCATTCAGTTTTCCATGTATGAGATGGATCATATGAACTACCTGCAGATTTACCTTCGATTCATAGATCTGATGAAGCTCGACCTGCAGTATTCTCTACAGTATTTGGACGGCGTGCTGAAATCAGAAACCATCATGAAGAAGCTGAAGGAAGGAAAATACGACCTTCTCCTGGCTGACCCCATCTACCCCGGCAGCGACTTAGCAGCAGAGATTTTGGGCGTCCCCCTTGTCTTCTCTCTGCGCTTTTCCATAGCCCATAACTGGGAGAGGCTGTGCGGTCAGGTGCCCGCTCCACCTTCGTTTGTCCCTGGTGCTATGAGCAAACTGACGGACAAGATGGACTTCTCAGAGAGAGTGTGGAACTTTCTCTTCTATGCACTGCAGGACGTCGtaatgaaacacatttactgGAAAGAAATAGATAAATATTACTCTGATGTCAAAG GGACGCCTATCAATGCCTGTGAGATGATGGGTAGGGCAGACATCTGGTTGATGCGAACATACTGGGATTTTGATTTTCCACGTCCTTTCCTCCCCAACTTCAAATTCGTCGGTGGGATCCACTGCAGACCTGCTAAACCTTTGCCAAAG GATATGGAAGAATTTGTGCAGAGTTCTGGAGACGCTGGCATCGTGGTCTTCACTTTGGGATCCTTCATCAAGAACATCACCGCAGAGAAAGCAAACATGATCGCCTCAGCCCTCTCTCAGATCCCACAAAAG GTGCTGTGGAGATACAGTGGAGAAAAACCTGAGACTCTGGGTGCCAACACCAGATTATACGACTGGATCCCTCAGAACGACCTGCTGG GTCACCCCAAGACCAGAGCTTTCATCACCCACGGTGGCACAAACGGGATTTATGAGGCCATCTACCACGGTGTTCCACTGGTGGGCATCCCATTGTTCGCTGACCAGCCAGAAAACCTGATCCATATGAAGGCTAAAGGAGCTGGACTTATCGTGGACTTAAACTTCATGAAGACAGAGGACCTTAGAGATGCGGTCAAAGCTGTTATCAATGAGAAATC GTACAAGGAGAGTGCTATGCAGCTATCCCGCATCCACCACGACAGACCCATGAGCCCGCTGGACGAGGCGATATTCTGGATCGAGTTCACCATGAGAAACAATGGAGCC AAGCACCTGAGGGTCCAGGCCCACGAGCTCACCTGGTACCAGTATCACTGCCTGGACGTCCTGGCCTTCATCCTCACCATCGTCCTGTTCCTCACGTTCCTCTTCATCAAGACCTGCAGTTTCTGCTTCCGGAGGTGTTGTGGCAGGAggggaaagacaaagagaaaggcTGAGTAA
- the tal2 gene encoding T-cell acute lymphocytic leukemia protein 2, which produces MTRKVFTNTRERWRQHNVNTAFAELRKLIPTHPPEKKLSKNEILRLAMRYINFLVQLLESQSGQPASHSPTALLTFLRGNMEQLQSPPHTWALTS; this is translated from the coding sequence ATGACCAGGAAGGTGTTCACCAACACAAGGGAGCGCTGGCGCCAGCACAACGTCAACACCGCCTTCGCCGAGCTCCGCAAGCTCATCCCCACCCATCCTCCGGAGAAGAAGCTGAGCAAGAACGAGATCCTGCGCCTGGCCATGCGctacatcaacttcctggtgCAGCTGCTGGAGAGCCAGAGCGGTCAGCCGGCCAGCCACTCCCCCACCGCCCTGCTCACCTTCCTCAGAGGAAACATGGAGCAGCTGCAGTCCCCTCCACACACCTGGGCCCTGACCAGCTGA